One stretch of Eggerthella lenta DSM 2243 DNA includes these proteins:
- a CDS encoding CynX/NimT family MFS transporter, giving the protein MSTVAKKEKMSVRHMLVVLTGIMITFGCSALCFSTWGLFQPVVAEGLGVETTAFAMYVTVMYLTMTVASPFMGKLLQTVDIRIILSVSACLVGGAFLLMSVSNEIWMFYLAAVLLGLGEISILWLAIPTLINRWFADKAGTFIGLCMAFTGIGGAVWSAVFTGLRAGGMDFHTIYLIWAVIALVTSLPFTLFCVRSKPEDCGLAPYGASVVAGQAPAKPTGLSAAAAMKTPAFYSVCVFAGLINIAVLIAMQFPTYTKSLTDVAFDVLVVGGVMTTVMMVGQALFKLILGVVADRNAKGALVFAFVCGVAGVLLCWFGIASEYILYSGAFIFGAFYATAVVLVPVIVRQSFGSRDYSVIYSRVSTVFNLIAAFASMIWAWIGSSFGFNAVFIVGLVLLVLILLLGFYTFANAKKFKSQWTE; this is encoded by the coding sequence TTGAGTACCGTAGCTAAGAAAGAGAAGATGAGCGTGCGCCATATGCTCGTCGTTCTCACGGGCATCATGATCACCTTCGGGTGCTCGGCCCTGTGCTTTTCCACGTGGGGCCTGTTCCAGCCGGTCGTCGCCGAGGGCCTGGGCGTCGAGACCACGGCGTTCGCCATGTACGTCACGGTGATGTACCTGACGATGACCGTCGCCTCGCCGTTCATGGGCAAGCTGCTGCAGACCGTGGACATCCGCATCATCCTGTCCGTTTCGGCCTGCTTGGTGGGCGGCGCGTTCCTGCTCATGAGCGTTTCGAACGAGATCTGGATGTTCTACCTGGCCGCCGTGCTGCTGGGCCTGGGCGAGATCTCCATCCTGTGGCTGGCCATCCCCACGCTGATCAACCGCTGGTTCGCCGACAAGGCGGGCACGTTCATCGGTCTGTGCATGGCGTTCACCGGCATCGGCGGCGCCGTGTGGTCCGCCGTGTTCACGGGCCTGCGCGCCGGCGGCATGGATTTCCACACCATCTACCTGATCTGGGCCGTCATCGCCTTGGTCACCTCGCTGCCGTTCACGCTGTTCTGCGTGCGCAGCAAGCCCGAGGACTGTGGTCTGGCCCCGTACGGCGCCTCCGTGGTTGCCGGCCAGGCTCCGGCCAAGCCCACCGGCCTGTCCGCTGCGGCCGCCATGAAGACCCCGGCGTTCTACTCCGTGTGCGTGTTCGCGGGCCTCATCAACATCGCCGTCCTCATCGCCATGCAGTTCCCCACCTACACGAAGTCCCTCACCGACGTCGCGTTCGACGTGCTGGTGGTCGGCGGCGTCATGACCACGGTCATGATGGTGGGCCAGGCGCTGTTCAAGCTCATCCTGGGCGTGGTCGCCGACCGCAACGCCAAGGGCGCTTTGGTGTTCGCGTTCGTCTGCGGCGTCGCCGGCGTGCTGCTCTGCTGGTTCGGCATTGCTTCCGAGTACATCCTGTACAGCGGCGCATTCATCTTCGGCGCGTTCTACGCCACGGCCGTCGTGCTGGTGCCGGTCATCGTGCGCCAGTCGTTCGGTTCGCGCGACTACTCCGTGATCTACTCCCGCGTGAGCACCGTGTTCAACCTGATCGCCGCTTTCGCATCGATGATCTGGGCTTGGATCGGTTCCAGCTTCGGCTTCAACGCCGTGTTCATCGTCGGCTTGGTGCTGCTGGTCCTCATCCTTCTGCTCGGCTTCTACACGTTCGCGAACGCCAAGAAGTTCAAGAGCCAGTGGACCGAATAG